The Thermococcus thermotolerans genome contains a region encoding:
- a CDS encoding 3'-5' exonuclease family protein: MRFKHGVTHVIFFDIEYYVPEEHRNRPGLKANPYLNGGFVIGGVFQRYFPIENKFEKKEEFWIWEMNGKDIQEKERELLRKIYYYFRESWTRLEVFGNGPRLTEPIAAGFGIARFDIPVLFVRSLIHEIAEPEKLYETYFKMRHLDLSVASVPLTPERKYPEVLAPVSQNWVIKNLLMIENKKPSGTEVWDFYDRSEHDRIRKRTIEEIEISKDVYFKLKKIRNKRNRE; encoded by the coding sequence ATGAGGTTTAAACATGGAGTTACACACGTGATTTTCTTCGATATCGAGTACTACGTTCCGGAAGAACACAGAAACCGGCCGGGACTAAAGGCCAATCCATATCTGAATGGAGGCTTCGTCATTGGGGGAGTTTTCCAGAGGTATTTCCCAATAGAAAACAAATTCGAGAAAAAGGAGGAGTTCTGGATATGGGAGATGAATGGAAAAGACATACAGGAAAAAGAAAGGGAGCTTCTCAGGAAGATCTACTACTATTTCCGGGAAAGCTGGACGAGACTGGAAGTGTTTGGAAACGGCCCCCGGCTCACGGAACCGATAGCTGCAGGATTCGGAATAGCCCGCTTTGACATACCGGTGCTCTTCGTAAGAAGCCTGATTCATGAAATCGCTGAGCCAGAGAAACTGTATGAAACATATTTCAAGATGAGACATCTTGATCTCAGCGTTGCTTCCGTTCCATTGACTCCAGAAAGAAAATATCCAGAGGTACTGGCTCCGGTATCTCAGAACTGGGTGATTAAAAACCTGCTCATGATTGAAAACAAAAAGCCAAGCGGAACTGAGGTGTGGGATTTTTATGATAGGTCAGAGCATGATAGAATCCGGAAGAGAACCATAGAAGAAATCGAGATTTCAAAGGATGTGTACTTCAAGCTGAAAAAGATTAGAAATAAAAGGAATAGAGAGTAG
- a CDS encoding viperin family antiviral radical SAM protein has protein sequence MNTSPLSIFETTPLAVNWHMLERCNYRCRFCFAKFRGAPELCRDIEKSKIPISKLRESGIEKINFTGGEPLLCENLGELIKYAKELGMATSIVTNGYYLVEDLGKEFLKEYGRYLDWIGISLDSGKEEVEVALGRGYGDHVKRVQEAVKIIRKLHPHIGVKINTVVTKLNWQEDMHDIIRELSPDRWKVFQLKIVQGINEESIELAITEKEFQSFVERHSDLKPVAEDNELMTGSYLMMDPYGRFYDENTQANNHRPSLLEVELNEAFDGLRFDASKFVLRGGIYNWRRGGNEV, from the coding sequence ATGAACACCTCACCCCTTTCAATTTTTGAAACGACTCCACTGGCTGTCAACTGGCATATGCTCGAAAGGTGCAACTATCGTTGCAGGTTCTGCTTCGCAAAGTTCAGAGGAGCGCCAGAGCTCTGCAGAGACATCGAAAAGTCAAAGATCCCAATAAGCAAGCTCAGGGAGAGCGGAATTGAAAAGATAAACTTCACCGGAGGTGAGCCACTACTCTGTGAAAACCTCGGGGAGCTGATAAAATACGCCAAGGAGCTTGGCATGGCAACGTCGATAGTCACCAACGGCTACTATCTCGTGGAAGACCTCGGAAAGGAATTCCTGAAAGAATATGGAAGATACCTTGACTGGATTGGCATCAGCCTTGACAGCGGAAAGGAAGAAGTCGAAGTTGCACTCGGCAGGGGTTATGGTGATCACGTCAAAAGGGTTCAAGAAGCAGTCAAAATAATAAGGAAGCTTCATCCCCACATTGGAGTCAAGATAAACACAGTAGTTACCAAATTAAACTGGCAGGAGGACATGCATGACATCATCAGGGAACTGTCACCAGACAGATGGAAAGTTTTTCAGCTAAAAATAGTGCAGGGAATAAACGAAGAAAGCATAGAGCTGGCGATTACAGAAAAAGAATTCCAATCATTTGTTGAACGTCACAGCGACCTGAAACCAGTAGCAGAGGACAACGAGCTGATGACCGGTTCATATTTAATGATGGATCCCTATGGAAGGTTCTATGACGAGAACACCCAGGCCAACAATCACCGGCCTTCCTTGCTGGAAGTTGAACTGAATGAAGCATTTGATGGGCTGAGATTTGACGCATCGAAGTTCGTTCTCCGCGGAGGGATTTATAACTGGAGGAGGGGTGGAAATGAGGTTTAA
- a CDS encoding cell division protein — protein MEMKKLFGNVLLTVGLVAGSITAARIPPMWGGLAVSLAVMGVGIFLRRQGAKEELHRAAQTGTGGVRELERLLSDALGRLEAIMDASGERATAELTKILEELDEFAEKAQPLRIEGLMTYGTIMSVFSRGERALNRAWSAFADGYEEEGRKYLRYGYDDLKETLSAVKALKV, from the coding sequence ATGGAGATGAAGAAGCTCTTTGGAAACGTCCTGCTCACGGTAGGCCTCGTCGCAGGTTCGATAACCGCCGCCAGGATACCGCCCATGTGGGGTGGTTTGGCAGTTTCCCTCGCGGTGATGGGTGTCGGAATATTCCTCAGGCGCCAGGGTGCGAAGGAGGAGCTCCACAGGGCGGCCCAGACCGGAACCGGCGGCGTCAGGGAGCTTGAAAGGCTCCTTTCAGATGCACTCGGAAGGCTTGAGGCGATAATGGACGCCTCCGGCGAAAGAGCCACGGCGGAACTTACGAAGATACTCGAAGAACTCGACGAGTTCGCCGAAAAGGCCCAGCCCCTCAGGATAGAGGGTCTCATGACCTACGGAACCATCATGAGCGTCTTCAGCAGGGGTGAGAGGGCCCTCAACAGGGCCTGGAGCGCCTTCGCTGACGGCTACGAAGAAGAGGGAAGGAAGTACCTCCGCTACGGCTACGACGATCTCAAGGAGACCCTCAGCGCGGTCAAGGCGCTGAAGGTCTGA
- a CDS encoding tryptophan--tRNA ligase, translating into MDDFKVTPWDVEGVVDYAKLIEEFGTSPLTDELIEKTAELTKSELPIYFRRRFFFSHRDYDKVLADYESGKGFFLYTGRGPSGPMHIGHIIPFFATKWLQEKFGVNLYIQITDDEKFLFKEKLTFDDTKRWAYDNILDIIAVGFDPDKTFIFQDSEFTKIYEMAIPIAKKINYSMARAVFGFTDQSKIGMIFYPAIQAAPTFFEKKRCLIPAAIDQDPYWRLQRDFAESLGYYKTAAIHSKFVPGLMGLEGKMSASKPETAIYLTDDPEEAGRKIWKYALTGGRATAKEQREKGGEPEKCVVFKWLEIFFEPDDKKLMERYHACKNGELLCGQCKRYLIEKVQDFLKEHQKKRKEAEKKVEKFKYTGELAREQWEKSIPEPLRG; encoded by the coding sequence ATGGACGACTTTAAGGTCACCCCATGGGACGTTGAAGGCGTAGTGGACTACGCTAAGCTGATAGAGGAGTTCGGGACGAGTCCGCTCACGGACGAGCTGATAGAGAAAACCGCAGAGCTGACGAAGAGCGAGCTTCCCATCTACTTCCGGAGGAGGTTCTTCTTCTCCCACAGGGACTACGATAAAGTTTTAGCGGACTACGAGAGCGGAAAGGGCTTCTTCCTCTACACCGGAAGGGGCCCGAGCGGGCCGATGCACATCGGCCACATCATCCCCTTCTTCGCCACCAAGTGGCTCCAGGAGAAGTTCGGCGTCAACCTCTACATCCAGATAACCGACGACGAGAAGTTCCTCTTCAAGGAGAAGCTCACCTTCGACGACACCAAGAGGTGGGCCTACGACAACATATTGGACATTATAGCCGTCGGCTTCGATCCGGATAAAACCTTCATCTTCCAGGACAGCGAGTTCACCAAGATATACGAGATGGCGATACCGATAGCGAAAAAGATAAACTACTCGATGGCCAGGGCGGTCTTCGGCTTCACCGACCAGAGCAAGATTGGGATGATATTTTACCCGGCGATACAGGCAGCGCCGACCTTCTTCGAGAAGAAAAGGTGTTTAATCCCTGCGGCCATAGACCAGGATCCATACTGGAGGCTCCAGAGGGACTTTGCAGAGAGCCTCGGCTACTACAAGACCGCTGCCATTCACTCCAAGTTCGTGCCCGGTTTGATGGGCCTTGAGGGCAAGATGAGCGCCAGCAAGCCTGAGACGGCCATTTACCTCACCGACGACCCGGAGGAGGCTGGCAGGAAGATATGGAAGTACGCCCTAACCGGAGGCAGGGCAACCGCCAAGGAGCAGCGCGAGAAGGGCGGCGAGCCCGAGAAGTGTGTCGTCTTCAAGTGGCTGGAGATATTCTTCGAGCCCGACGACAAGAAGCTCATGGAGCGCTACCATGCATGTAAGAACGGCGAGCTCCTCTGCGGCCAGTGCAAGCGCTACCTCATCGAAAAGGTTCAGGACTTCCTGAAAGAGCACCAGAAGAAGCGCAAGGAGGCCGAGAAGAAGGTCGAGAAGTTCAAGTACACTGGCGAGCTCGCCCGCGAGCAGTGGGAGAAGAGCATCCCGGAGCCGCTGAGGGGCTGA
- the trm14 gene encoding tRNA (guanine(6)-N2)-methyltransferase yields the protein MRLLLTTSQGIEDLAKAEVENLLSELGAPFRVEEKPLGVEGRILAEVGEAFYTDEKGRKRELSVSTYLNERSRLLHRVIVEIASERFEGIGEEEPELALRRIEEFVSELPVERYVKVSEPFAVRSFRKGEHKITSLDISKTVGKAIFERLERFGTPKVNLDHPAVIFRAELIGEVFFLGIDTTGDSSLHKRPWRVYDHPAHLKASIANALIELANPGGGPFIDPFCGSGTIPIELALRGYDGRIIGLEKFRKHLVGAKMNALSAGVLGRIEFLLGDATRLSEYVESVDFAVSNLPYGLKIGRKSAIPRLYMDFFGGLAKVLEKRGVFITTEKRAIEKAIEENGFDIRHHRLIGHGGLMVHTYVIE from the coding sequence ATGAGGCTTTTGCTGACGACCTCACAGGGAATTGAAGACCTCGCGAAGGCCGAGGTCGAGAACCTGCTCTCGGAGTTAGGAGCTCCGTTTCGGGTGGAGGAGAAGCCGCTCGGCGTTGAGGGTAGAATTCTCGCTGAAGTCGGCGAGGCCTTCTACACCGACGAGAAGGGAAGGAAGAGGGAGCTTAGCGTTTCAACCTATCTTAACGAGCGCTCAAGGCTCCTTCACAGAGTAATAGTCGAGATAGCGAGCGAGCGCTTTGAGGGAATAGGCGAAGAGGAACCCGAGCTTGCCCTCAGGAGGATAGAGGAGTTCGTCTCAGAACTTCCAGTGGAAAGGTACGTCAAGGTGAGCGAACCCTTTGCGGTGCGCTCCTTCAGGAAGGGTGAACATAAGATAACGAGCCTCGACATATCAAAAACCGTCGGAAAGGCAATATTCGAGAGGCTCGAGCGCTTCGGAACCCCCAAGGTGAATCTCGACCACCCGGCAGTCATATTTCGAGCAGAGCTTATAGGGGAGGTCTTTTTCCTCGGAATAGACACAACCGGAGACAGCTCCCTTCACAAGAGGCCGTGGCGCGTTTACGACCATCCGGCTCATCTCAAAGCCAGCATAGCCAACGCGCTGATTGAGCTGGCAAACCCCGGCGGCGGCCCATTCATCGACCCATTCTGCGGAAGCGGTACGATTCCGATAGAGCTGGCCCTGAGGGGCTATGATGGACGGATAATCGGCCTGGAGAAGTTCAGGAAGCACCTGGTTGGAGCAAAAATGAACGCCCTCTCCGCGGGAGTGCTGGGGAGGATAGAATTCCTTCTCGGCGATGCAACCAGACTGAGCGAGTACGTCGAAAGCGTCGATTTCGCCGTGAGCAACCTTCCCTACGGGCTGAAGATAGGAAGGAAGAGCGCCATTCCGAGGCTCTACATGGACTTCTTCGGAGGGCTGGCAAAGGTTCTCGAAAAGCGCGGTGTCTTCATAACCACCGAAAAAAGGGCGATAGAGAAAGCCATAGAGGAGAACGGCTTTGATATCAGGCACCACCGCCTCATAGGACACGGTGGACTCATGGTTCACACCTACGTCATAGAATAG
- a CDS encoding OPT family oligopeptide transporter produces MADANWKLRSSGWKRGNSDETYREVTPAAIILGVVWGAFMAASFTYAGMIMGFTSGGSAIAAIVGWGVLSGILKKGTVVENNIVQTIASAVNISVSGVIFTIPALYIMGLHQEINTTYFFLATAAGAILGITFIIPLRKQMIEIDRLRFPTGTAVATVLKTPGSGIEKARLLFLGMAVSTAVYLVQQFPVLGLPEIIPEYVDLRAILHLPEWVSLAMALSLMVFGMGLITGRNGLIVLAGGILSYYIITPIVKALGWLPSDVTGGAISGFVYANMTRPLGIGMLLGGSIAGLILSMPVIIVALRSIANASKLGTGRNEELPIKYLYAGITLAFLLLLVTTYQLGNLGIGRSLLTALVGVAWIFVASLLVAMSTGMTDWSPVSGLSLVSVMILLYLTGKQVPLTILLGATVGVAISGAADMMQDLKTGHLVGGIPSRQQKVELLTAWIGPIIALTVVGLIWKAYGIGNEAVPAPQAMALKSMVEAILGGNVPVDKFIAGGILGFALSMSGIPGLGVLVGLSMYLPMLYILPYGLGCIVHEIAKRRKGNEFITEKVLPVAAGLMVGEAAMTLLFAVLTVLGVLHP; encoded by the coding sequence ATGGCTGATGCCAACTGGAAACTGAGGTCATCTGGATGGAAGCGTGGCAATTCTGACGAGACCTACCGCGAAGTGACGCCCGCCGCTATAATACTGGGTGTTGTCTGGGGCGCCTTCATGGCGGCCAGCTTCACCTACGCGGGGATGATAATGGGCTTCACCTCCGGCGGTTCGGCCATAGCTGCCATCGTCGGCTGGGGAGTCCTCAGCGGAATCCTCAAGAAGGGAACCGTCGTCGAGAACAACATCGTCCAGACCATAGCCTCTGCCGTCAACATCTCCGTCTCTGGAGTCATCTTCACCATACCAGCGCTCTACATCATGGGCCTGCACCAGGAGATAAACACGACCTACTTCTTCCTCGCCACCGCGGCCGGAGCAATACTCGGAATCACCTTCATCATCCCGCTGAGGAAGCAGATGATCGAGATCGACAGGCTTCGCTTCCCGACCGGAACAGCCGTTGCCACCGTCCTCAAGACCCCGGGAAGTGGAATCGAGAAGGCCAGGCTGCTCTTCCTCGGCATGGCCGTCAGCACGGCCGTCTATCTGGTCCAGCAGTTCCCGGTGCTCGGCCTTCCGGAGATTATTCCCGAGTACGTCGACCTTAGAGCCATACTCCACCTCCCCGAGTGGGTCAGCCTCGCCATGGCCCTCTCGCTGATGGTCTTTGGAATGGGCCTCATCACCGGAAGGAACGGCCTCATAGTCCTCGCCGGCGGAATACTCTCCTACTACATCATCACCCCCATAGTCAAGGCCCTCGGCTGGCTCCCGAGCGACGTCACCGGTGGAGCGATTAGCGGCTTCGTCTACGCCAACATGACCAGGCCGCTCGGTATCGGAATGCTCCTCGGCGGCTCGATAGCGGGCCTCATACTCTCGATGCCCGTCATCATAGTTGCCCTCAGGAGCATAGCCAACGCGAGCAAGCTCGGAACCGGCAGGAACGAGGAGCTTCCCATAAAATACCTCTACGCCGGAATAACCCTCGCCTTCCTGCTGCTCCTCGTCACCACCTACCAGCTCGGTAACCTGGGCATCGGCAGGAGCCTGCTCACCGCCCTCGTCGGCGTCGCCTGGATATTCGTCGCTTCACTGCTCGTGGCCATGTCCACAGGAATGACCGACTGGAGCCCTGTCTCCGGCCTCTCGCTCGTGTCGGTCATGATACTCCTTTACCTCACCGGCAAGCAGGTTCCGCTCACCATACTCCTCGGAGCCACCGTCGGTGTAGCCATCTCCGGCGCCGCCGACATGATGCAGGACCTCAAGACCGGTCACCTCGTTGGGGGTATTCCCTCCAGGCAGCAGAAGGTCGAGCTCCTCACAGCCTGGATAGGGCCGATAATAGCCCTCACCGTCGTCGGACTCATCTGGAAGGCCTACGGAATAGGAAACGAGGCCGTTCCGGCGCCGCAGGCCATGGCCCTCAAGTCCATGGTCGAGGCCATCCTCGGGGGCAACGTTCCAGTGGACAAGTTCATCGCCGGAGGAATACTCGGCTTCGCCCTCTCCATGAGCGGAATACCGGGACTCGGCGTCCTCGTTGGCCTGTCGATGTACCTGCCGATGCTCTACATCCTGCCCTACGGACTCGGCTGTATCGTCCACGAGATCGCCAAGAGGAGGAAGGGCAACGAGTTCATAACCGAGAAGGTGCTCCCGGTCGCGGCCGGACTGATGGTCGGAGAGGCGGCAATGACGCTCCTCTTCGCGGTCCTCACAGTGCTTGGAGTGCTCCACCCGTGA
- a CDS encoding winged helix-turn-helix domain-containing protein translates to MAKVKVITDPEVIKLMLEDTRRKILGLLRNKEMTISQLSEILGKTPQTIYHHIEKLKEAGLVEVKRTEMKGNLVEKYYGRTADAFYINLYLGDEELRYFARSRLKTKLEVFKALGYEFDDEELLNTMDELLKKEHEFKTEISREIEENEDRLRDFSNEDIIHAIEWLAMARMGRDEEAMELLKRLGKILKK, encoded by the coding sequence ATGGCGAAAGTGAAGGTCATAACAGACCCTGAAGTAATAAAGCTGATGCTTGAGGACACGAGGAGAAAGATCCTCGGACTGCTCCGCAACAAGGAGATGACCATCTCCCAGCTGAGTGAGATACTGGGCAAGACGCCCCAGACCATATACCACCATATCGAGAAGCTCAAGGAAGCGGGCCTGGTCGAGGTCAAGAGGACGGAGATGAAGGGCAACCTTGTGGAGAAGTACTACGGGAGAACGGCCGATGCGTTCTACATAAACCTCTATCTCGGGGACGAGGAGCTGAGGTACTTTGCCCGCTCCAGGCTGAAGACAAAGCTCGAAGTCTTCAAGGCGCTCGGATACGAGTTTGACGATGAAGAACTTCTCAACACGATGGACGAACTGCTGAAGAAGGAGCACGAGTTTAAGACTGAAATATCCCGGGAGATAGAGGAAAACGAGGACAGGCTCAGGGACTTCTCCAACGAGGACATCATCCACGCCATCGAGTGGCTCGCCATGGCGAGGATGGGGCGCGATGAGGAGGCAATGGAGCTCCTCAAGAGGCTCGGGAAAATACTTAAAAAGTGA
- a CDS encoding acetate--CoA ligase family protein: protein MEAPKLDFLFYPRSVAVIGASNVPGKIGNSIMRSITLKFDGKVYAVNVKGGEVEVNGKKFPVYRSIKEIPDEIDVAVIAVPAKFVPDVIDECGEKGVKGAVVISAGFKEAGRVELEEELVRRARKWGIRLVGPNCLGVTNLENGFDCNFNPPERQARPPAGKIAFMSQSGAFGAAILDWAANHEIGMSKFISLGNMADLDESDFIAYLGQDEKTGVITGYIEGVKDGRKFFNIAKEVTLKKPIIILKAGRTEAGAKAAASHTGSLAGSFKIYEAAFEQTGVLSAKSMRQLFNYAKALAMQKPAKGNRVAIVTNGGGAGVMMSDGLLERGMKLAELSEETNRKFKGAIERRELPEHMSYKNPIDIIGDAPSSRYEIAMRYALEDPNVDVLVVIALFQSPALDEGIVEAMGRMREYGKPIVFVAPGGDYPHRMARRIEKEAGVPVYETVEDGVDAVYALVKYGEWLRENGKL from the coding sequence ATGGAGGCTCCAAAGCTCGATTTCCTGTTTTATCCAAGGAGCGTCGCGGTCATCGGGGCGTCAAACGTCCCAGGAAAGATAGGGAACTCGATAATGCGCTCAATAACGCTCAAATTCGATGGAAAGGTCTACGCTGTCAACGTCAAGGGTGGCGAAGTCGAGGTCAACGGGAAGAAGTTCCCCGTTTACAGGAGTATCAAGGAGATACCGGACGAGATAGATGTGGCCGTCATAGCGGTTCCCGCGAAGTTCGTTCCAGATGTCATCGACGAGTGTGGCGAGAAGGGTGTTAAAGGCGCCGTTGTCATCTCCGCTGGCTTCAAGGAGGCCGGAAGGGTCGAACTTGAGGAGGAGCTCGTAAGGAGAGCCAGGAAGTGGGGCATCAGGCTCGTCGGCCCCAACTGTCTCGGCGTCACCAACCTTGAGAACGGTTTCGACTGCAACTTCAACCCGCCGGAGAGGCAGGCAAGACCGCCCGCTGGAAAGATCGCCTTCATGAGCCAGAGCGGCGCCTTCGGCGCTGCAATCCTCGACTGGGCGGCCAACCATGAGATAGGCATGAGCAAGTTCATCAGCCTCGGCAACATGGCCGACCTCGACGAGAGCGATTTCATAGCGTACCTTGGCCAGGATGAGAAGACCGGCGTCATCACCGGCTACATTGAGGGCGTCAAGGATGGTAGGAAGTTCTTCAACATAGCGAAGGAGGTCACGCTCAAGAAGCCCATCATCATCCTTAAGGCCGGAAGGACCGAGGCCGGCGCCAAAGCGGCCGCAAGCCACACAGGTTCCCTCGCGGGTTCGTTCAAGATATACGAGGCCGCTTTCGAGCAGACCGGCGTTTTGAGCGCCAAGAGCATGCGCCAGCTCTTCAACTACGCCAAAGCTTTAGCCATGCAGAAGCCGGCGAAGGGCAACAGGGTTGCGATAGTCACCAACGGCGGTGGAGCAGGAGTCATGATGAGCGACGGCCTGCTTGAGCGCGGCATGAAGCTCGCGGAGCTGAGCGAGGAGACAAACCGAAAGTTCAAGGGGGCCATAGAGAGGAGGGAACTTCCCGAGCACATGAGCTACAAGAACCCGATAGACATCATAGGCGACGCCCCGTCGAGCAGGTACGAGATAGCCATGCGCTACGCTCTCGAAGACCCGAACGTTGATGTCCTCGTCGTCATAGCCCTCTTCCAGAGTCCGGCTCTCGACGAGGGAATCGTCGAGGCGATGGGGAGAATGAGGGAATACGGCAAGCCCATAGTCTTCGTGGCCCCCGGTGGAGACTACCCGCACAGGATGGCCAGGAGGATAGAGAAGGAAGCCGGCGTTCCAGTCTACGAGACCGTCGAGGATGGCGTCGATGCCGTCTATGCCCTCGTCAAGTACGGCGAGTGGCTGAGGGAGAACGGGAAGCTCTAA
- a CDS encoding M1 family aminopeptidase, giving the protein MRKAVLASLVVFMVLVSGCLGGNTTTGTTSTGSASNTVSSLQSPASQHKTPLKFLYPEERADVNMSFENMTEFFWKTYSAVPYSQYGNISVNYTDGTFRGRYEFVLTNFTSGTLYLVLLVTPKDPITLNVTIEGVPLELSRMDVYRWVNEDGVGIEIYAVNVSTNLSELHGVAHYEFRYLENEDYLREMWRKNVLIGTDFSWWEFASRNATITVIPTFPENTVFVLSEWGIVRSGMKVVYNASLKPYEGFTLYIPDMEWKGFQWNGVNFTVYFTKGIYNEEGFDLVKREFTFAMGLYSNLTGILPVERFDAVFFPGLQRMMYKRFGKKPFGLNLGHVILVECLVGMNDSAVNYASIIFHELAHEWAGYYASFGYFNEPLATFMQMEAYGRWNPEGYLSWLNQNEYTTLRYGGDVPFYEVVRDAVKYRRSGITLYWKGAFMLRSLRFIVGNETFNRALHDVLGECHGSHCNYTAFIRTVENVSGEDLGWFFDEWFNSTLFPDYNITHLGLSSTGNGYSMTFTIADASNFTMPVPVRIYLDDGSYVDRTVWVNGTATVDLELPSRPMRIVIDPDEVMANINREFEVNGVEVKVN; this is encoded by the coding sequence GTGAGGAAGGCGGTTCTTGCTTCCCTGGTTGTTTTCATGGTTCTCGTGAGCGGCTGTCTCGGTGGGAATACGACGACTGGAACGACATCAACTGGATCGGCCTCGAACACAGTTTCGTCCCTTCAATCACCGGCTTCTCAGCACAAGACGCCGCTGAAGTTCCTCTACCCTGAAGAGCGGGCTGACGTAAACATGAGCTTTGAAAACATGACCGAATTCTTCTGGAAGACGTATTCTGCCGTGCCTTATTCCCAGTACGGGAACATAAGCGTGAACTACACGGATGGAACCTTCAGGGGCAGGTACGAGTTCGTCCTTACAAATTTCACCTCTGGAACGCTTTATCTGGTGCTCCTCGTCACCCCGAAGGATCCTATAACCCTCAACGTCACCATCGAGGGCGTCCCTCTTGAGCTTTCCCGCATGGACGTCTACCGGTGGGTTAATGAAGATGGCGTTGGCATTGAGATTTACGCGGTCAACGTCTCGACGAATCTTAGCGAGCTCCACGGGGTTGCCCACTACGAGTTCCGCTACCTTGAGAACGAGGACTACCTGCGTGAGATGTGGAGGAAGAACGTTCTCATTGGAACCGACTTTTCCTGGTGGGAGTTTGCTTCGAGGAATGCAACCATCACGGTAATCCCCACGTTTCCAGAGAACACGGTTTTTGTGCTGTCAGAGTGGGGCATAGTCCGTTCGGGAATGAAGGTCGTTTACAACGCCTCCCTTAAACCCTACGAGGGCTTTACGCTCTACATCCCGGACATGGAATGGAAGGGCTTTCAGTGGAACGGGGTGAACTTCACCGTCTATTTCACCAAGGGTATATATAACGAGGAAGGCTTTGACTTGGTTAAAAGGGAGTTCACCTTTGCCATGGGGCTGTACAGCAACCTGACCGGGATTCTTCCGGTTGAAAGGTTTGATGCCGTCTTCTTCCCAGGGTTACAGAGGATGATGTACAAACGCTTTGGAAAGAAGCCCTTTGGACTGAATTTGGGACACGTTATACTCGTGGAATGCCTCGTTGGCATGAACGACTCCGCTGTAAACTACGCCTCCATAATCTTCCACGAGCTTGCCCATGAATGGGCCGGCTATTACGCTTCCTTCGGTTACTTCAACGAACCGCTGGCAACTTTTATGCAGATGGAGGCGTACGGCAGGTGGAATCCCGAGGGCTATCTCTCCTGGCTGAACCAAAACGAGTACACGACGCTGAGATATGGGGGAGATGTGCCCTTCTACGAGGTGGTGAGGGATGCAGTGAAGTACCGACGCTCCGGAATCACCCTTTACTGGAAGGGCGCCTTCATGCTCCGCTCCCTCCGCTTCATCGTCGGAAACGAGACCTTCAACAGGGCCCTTCACGATGTCCTTGGGGAGTGCCACGGCTCCCACTGCAACTACACGGCGTTCATCAGAACGGTTGAGAACGTTTCCGGTGAAGACCTCGGCTGGTTCTTCGACGAGTGGTTCAACTCCACGCTGTTCCCGGACTACAACATCACCCACCTGGGCCTCTCTTCGACGGGCAACGGCTACAGCATGACCTTTACCATCGCCGACGCCAGCAACTTCACGATGCCCGTCCCGGTGCGGATTTACCTCGACGACGGGAGCTATGTTGACAGGACGGTCTGGGTTAACGGAACGGCAACGGTGGACCTTGAGCTCCCCTCCAGGCCGATGAGGATAGTTATCGACCCCGATGAGGTAATGGCCAACATAAACAGGGAGTTCGAGGTCAATGGGGTTGAGGTGAAGGTGAATTGA
- a CDS encoding fumarylacetoacetate hydrolase family protein encodes MIRLPFRDGFYEVKPSKIICLGRNYAEHAKELGHEVPKEPVIFLKPPSSLIGPKQAIILPRKSKHVDHEVELAVIIGKRGKRIPRERAMDYVLGYTILMDITARDLQWEAKRRGLPWTVSKGFDTFAPVGPRVVDKRELDVSDLELGLKVNGELRQLARTSEMIFKIPEIIEYVSGIMTLEPGDIIATGTPAGVGPLRHGDKVEAWIEGIGKLEEDVLAEDSILC; translated from the coding sequence ATGATTCGTCTTCCCTTCCGTGACGGCTTTTACGAGGTAAAACCGAGCAAGATAATCTGCCTCGGCAGGAACTACGCCGAGCACGCAAAGGAACTTGGCCATGAGGTTCCGAAGGAGCCCGTTATCTTCCTCAAGCCACCGAGTTCGCTCATAGGACCTAAGCAGGCGATAATCCTGCCGAGGAAAAGCAAGCACGTTGACCACGAGGTCGAGCTGGCCGTGATAATCGGAAAGCGAGGCAAGAGAATTCCAAGGGAAAGGGCTATGGACTACGTCTTGGGCTATACAATTCTGATGGACATAACGGCCAGGGATCTGCAGTGGGAAGCAAAGCGAAGGGGCCTTCCCTGGACGGTCTCGAAGGGCTTCGACACCTTCGCTCCGGTTGGTCCGAGAGTGGTTGACAAACGCGAGCTGGACGTGAGCGATCTGGAGCTGGGCCTGAAGGTCAACGGTGAGCTCAGACAGCTTGCAAGAACAAGCGAAATGATATTCAAAATCCCGGAGATAATCGAGTACGTCTCGGGAATAATGACCCTTGAGCCGGGGGACATAATAGCGACCGGAACTCCAGCTGGAGTCGGCCCGCTGAGGCACGGAGATAAGGTGGAGGCCTGGATAGAGGGCATAGGAAAGCTTGAGGAGGACGTCTTGGCCGAGGATTCGATACTCTGCTGA